A section of the Thermogemmatispora onikobensis genome encodes:
- the pgl gene encoding 6-phosphogluconolactonase, giving the protein MQQQIAIYTDSETLSHEAARLVTRLAQEAIVTRGRFTLALAGGSTPRKLYSLLASDPYRSQIDWARVDIFWSDERCVPPDHPESNYRMAYEVMLSKLPIPAANIHRMPAEQADRQAAAESYTAELRRVFGTAGVPVFDLIQLGMGPEGHTASLFPHQAALHEREHLVLPVSVPKPPPERLTFTPPLLQAARHILFLITGSDKAEAVRAVLEEQGSPDDYPARLAHAAAGQVAWLLDTAAAAALKRRPTA; this is encoded by the coding sequence ATGCAACAGCAGATCGCCATCTATACGGATAGTGAGACTCTCAGTCACGAGGCGGCTCGTCTCGTCACCCGCCTCGCCCAAGAAGCCATTGTCACCCGCGGGCGTTTCACGCTGGCTCTGGCCGGAGGCTCCACGCCCCGCAAGCTCTACAGCTTGTTGGCCAGCGATCCCTATCGTAGCCAGATAGACTGGGCGCGCGTTGACATCTTCTGGTCAGACGAGCGTTGCGTTCCGCCCGACCATCCAGAAAGCAACTACCGCATGGCCTACGAGGTCATGCTGAGCAAGCTGCCTATTCCCGCAGCCAATATTCACCGCATGCCAGCCGAGCAAGCAGATCGCCAGGCTGCGGCGGAGAGCTATACAGCTGAGCTACGGCGCGTCTTTGGCACAGCGGGCGTACCTGTCTTCGATCTCATTCAGCTTGGCATGGGGCCGGAAGGTCACACCGCCTCTCTATTCCCGCATCAGGCGGCTCTACACGAGCGTGAGCATCTCGTCTTGCCCGTCAGCGTACCCAAGCCTCCACCCGAGCGGCTCACCTTCACCCCGCCCCTGCTCCAGGCCGCGCGCCATATCCTCTTCCTTATCACCGGCAGCGACAAAGCCGAAGCCGTGCGCGCCGTCCTCGAAGAGCAAGGCTCGCCCGACGACTATCCCGCCCGTCTTGCACACGCCGCCGCCGGCCAGGTCGCCTGGTTGCTAGACACAGCCGCCGCCGCAGCCCTCAAGAGGAGGCCCACAGCATGA
- a CDS encoding 30S ribosomal protein S1, protein MEVLLASANNPTSLKRGDVVEGEIVRIDQDEILVDIGLKSEGVLSTKELPASGYGSLNELKVHDKVLVYVVQPETPDGHAVLSLRKANAERQWRLVEEQYRNNDLIRARVIDYNKGGLIVDVNGIRGFVPISQIQSLKREEVAAGGESQETAAKLAGMKDKELQLKIIEINRARNRLILSERQAVQEWRQRRREELLDELKPGEIRKGRVSNLANFGAFVDLGGADGLVHISQLAWSRVNHPSEVLHVGQEVEVQVLSVDKEKKKIALSIKKAEVDPWTTVEQRYSPGQLVTGTITKIAPFGAFARIEDGIEGLIHLSELPPGMDPKTSLHEGQQLQLRILRIDPERRRLGLSLRQVEEPDSAKAQAQGQGQGQSQGQNQQAASSGGSAETTTRGTTDDKMKLSLEEVARRQESAQHQQEGRSERRERGEKGEREGRGERRERTEKSEPSLLDHLPLGDDGEITAMAEAFRAAARQRNKNLTTEETEGSGS, encoded by the coding sequence ATGGAGGTCCTCCTGGCCTCGGCGAACAATCCCACCAGCCTCAAACGTGGCGATGTTGTCGAAGGGGAAATCGTGCGCATCGACCAGGATGAGATTCTGGTCGATATCGGCCTCAAGTCAGAGGGCGTGCTCTCAACAAAGGAACTGCCGGCCAGCGGCTATGGCTCGCTGAACGAGTTAAAAGTGCACGACAAGGTGCTTGTCTATGTCGTGCAGCCAGAGACACCGGACGGCCATGCCGTGCTCTCGCTGAGGAAAGCCAACGCTGAGCGCCAGTGGCGTCTGGTTGAAGAGCAATACCGCAACAACGACTTGATCAGGGCGCGCGTCATTGACTACAACAAGGGCGGCCTGATCGTCGATGTCAACGGCATCCGTGGCTTCGTACCAATCTCACAGATCCAGAGCCTGAAGCGTGAGGAGGTAGCGGCGGGCGGGGAGAGTCAGGAGACGGCGGCCAAGCTGGCCGGCATGAAGGACAAAGAGCTGCAGCTCAAGATTATCGAGATTAACCGCGCCCGTAATCGGCTGATCCTCTCCGAGCGTCAGGCGGTGCAGGAGTGGCGGCAGCGGCGACGCGAGGAGCTGCTGGATGAGCTGAAGCCGGGCGAGATTCGCAAGGGGCGGGTGAGCAATCTCGCCAACTTCGGGGCCTTTGTTGACCTTGGTGGGGCCGATGGCCTCGTCCATATCAGCCAGCTAGCCTGGAGCCGTGTCAATCATCCCAGCGAGGTCTTGCATGTTGGCCAGGAGGTCGAGGTGCAGGTCCTGAGCGTCGACAAAGAGAAGAAGAAGATCGCGCTCTCCATCAAGAAGGCCGAGGTTGATCCCTGGACGACGGTCGAGCAGCGCTACTCGCCTGGCCAGCTGGTGACGGGCACGATTACCAAGATCGCCCCCTTTGGGGCCTTTGCCCGGATCGAAGACGGCATCGAGGGTCTCATTCACCTCTCAGAGCTGCCTCCCGGGATGGACCCCAAGACCAGCCTGCACGAAGGGCAGCAGCTCCAGCTGCGCATTCTGCGCATTGATCCTGAGCGTCGTCGTCTTGGCCTCAGCCTGCGTCAGGTCGAGGAGCCGGACAGTGCCAAGGCCCAGGCCCAAGGCCAGGGTCAGGGGCAGAGCCAGGGGCAGAATCAGCAGGCGGCTTCCAGCGGAGGCTCGGCTGAGACTACCACCAGGGGGACCACAGATGATAAAATGAAGCTGTCCCTCGAAGAGGTGGCCAGACGTCAGGAGAGCGCGCAACACCAGCAAGAGGGACGTAGCGAGCGCCGCGAACGTGGTGAGAAAGGTGAGCGAGAAGGGCGTGGCGAGCGCCGCGAACGCACTGAGAAAAGTGAGCCATCCTTGCTCGACCACCTGCCGCTGGGTGACGATGGTGAGATCACCGCTATGGCTGAGGCTTTTCGGGCCGCTGCTCGTCAGCGCAATAAGAATCTGACAACCGAGGAAACGGAGGGTTCTGGCAGCTAG
- a CDS encoding ATP-dependent Clp protease ATP-binding subunit — protein MNDRDRDRFDKFTERARKVLSLAQEEAQRFQHNYIGTEHLLLGLVREGEGVAAKVLANLGVELNKVRSAVEFIIGRGDRIVLGEIGLTPRAKKVIELAVDEARRLNHHYIGTEHLLLGLVREGEGIAAGVLESLGVNLEKVRTQTIQVLSQSGSPHERDAKHSKTPTIDAMGVDLTADARAGKLDPIIGRHQEIERVIQILSRRTKNNPALIGEPGVGKSAIVEGLAQRIVAGEVPETIAGKRLLTLDVGSLVAGTKYRGEFEERLKKIIEEIRNSRDCIIFIDEVHTLVGAGAAEGAVDAANILKPALARGEIQCIGATTLDEYRKYIERDAALQRRFQEVIVREPTIEETIEILKGIRERYEAHHRLTITDEALKAATEMASRYITDRFMPDKAIDLIDEAASRVRMQHSLAPLNLKEAKKGLEAVLREKEAAIQQQDYELAAELRDREVKLRERIAKLEAGWQKERGSDRPVVGEEEIAQIVSMWTGIPVMRIAQEESQRLLHMEEALHKRVIAQDEAIEKIARAVRRARAGLKDPKRPIGSFIFLGPTGVGKTELARALAEFMFGSEDALIKIDMSEFMERHAAARLVGAPPGYVGYEEGGQLTEAVRRKSYSVILLDEIEKAHPDVFNMLLQILEDGKLTDAKGRTVDFRNTIIIMTSNVGATLLNREASIGFKLTKDKEQAYKSEYEEMKNKVLGELKNTFKPEFLNRIDEVIVFHSLRREDMYQIVDLLLNRVRNQLTEQQIELVVPQPAKDFLIKEGFDPQYGARPLRRTIQRLVEDPLAEGLLQGRFHAGDVVEAVVVNNALELQVRSRLEQLPAPASPQAALSAGSSEGSPAGETLPG, from the coding sequence GTGAACGACAGGGATAGAGATAGATTTGATAAATTCACCGAGCGAGCCAGGAAGGTCCTGAGCCTCGCCCAGGAGGAAGCCCAGCGCTTCCAGCATAATTACATCGGGACAGAGCACCTCCTTTTGGGCCTCGTACGCGAGGGCGAAGGTGTGGCCGCCAAGGTTCTGGCGAATCTGGGTGTCGAGCTGAACAAGGTGCGCAGCGCCGTTGAGTTCATTATTGGGCGCGGTGACCGTATCGTGCTTGGGGAGATTGGCCTGACCCCCCGGGCCAAGAAGGTCATCGAGCTGGCAGTGGACGAGGCGCGCCGCCTGAATCACCATTACATCGGCACCGAGCACCTTCTGCTTGGCCTGGTGCGCGAGGGTGAGGGAATCGCCGCCGGTGTCCTGGAAAGCCTGGGTGTCAACCTGGAGAAGGTGCGCACACAAACGATCCAGGTGCTCAGCCAGTCTGGCTCGCCCCATGAGCGCGATGCCAAGCACTCCAAGACGCCGACGATCGACGCGATGGGCGTCGATCTGACAGCCGATGCCCGTGCGGGGAAACTCGATCCGATTATTGGACGCCATCAGGAGATCGAGCGGGTCATTCAGATCCTGTCGCGTCGTACCAAGAATAATCCCGCGCTTATCGGCGAACCTGGTGTCGGTAAGTCGGCAATCGTTGAGGGCCTGGCGCAGCGCATCGTCGCCGGCGAGGTCCCTGAGACCATCGCGGGCAAACGTCTGCTCACGCTGGATGTCGGCTCCCTGGTGGCAGGCACCAAGTACCGTGGCGAGTTTGAAGAGCGCCTGAAGAAGATCATCGAGGAGATCCGCAATAGTCGCGACTGTATCATCTTCATCGATGAGGTCCACACGCTGGTGGGGGCTGGCGCCGCAGAGGGTGCGGTCGATGCGGCCAATATCCTGAAGCCGGCTCTGGCTCGCGGCGAGATCCAGTGTATCGGCGCGACAACGCTCGATGAGTACCGCAAGTATATCGAGCGCGATGCCGCTCTGCAGCGCCGCTTCCAGGAGGTCATCGTGCGCGAGCCAACCATTGAGGAGACAATCGAGATCCTCAAGGGAATCCGCGAGCGCTATGAGGCCCACCACCGCTTGACGATCACGGATGAGGCTCTCAAGGCGGCGACGGAGATGGCCAGCCGCTATATTACCGATCGCTTCATGCCCGATAAGGCCATCGACCTGATCGATGAGGCCGCCAGCCGCGTGCGCATGCAGCATTCGCTGGCCCCGCTCAACCTGAAAGAGGCCAAGAAGGGCCTGGAGGCGGTGCTCCGCGAGAAGGAGGCTGCTATCCAGCAGCAGGATTACGAGCTGGCCGCCGAACTGCGCGACCGTGAGGTGAAGCTGCGCGAGCGTATTGCCAAGCTGGAGGCCGGTTGGCAGAAAGAGCGTGGGAGCGATCGCCCCGTGGTTGGCGAGGAGGAGATCGCTCAGATCGTCTCGATGTGGACCGGCATCCCGGTGATGCGCATCGCTCAAGAGGAGTCTCAGCGCCTGCTCCATATGGAGGAGGCTCTCCATAAGCGCGTCATCGCCCAGGATGAGGCTATTGAGAAGATTGCGCGCGCCGTCCGTCGTGCTCGCGCCGGCCTGAAAGATCCGAAGCGCCCCATCGGCTCCTTCATCTTCCTCGGCCCAACCGGCGTCGGTAAGACCGAGCTGGCCCGCGCCCTTGCCGAGTTCATGTTTGGCAGCGAGGACGCCCTGATCAAGATCGACATGTCAGAGTTCATGGAGCGCCATGCCGCCGCTCGCCTGGTCGGCGCTCCCCCGGGCTATGTCGGCTATGAGGAGGGCGGCCAGTTGACGGAGGCCGTACGCCGTAAGTCCTACAGTGTGATCTTGCTCGATGAGATCGAGAAGGCCCATCCCGATGTCTTCAATATGCTCCTCCAGATCCTGGAGGATGGAAAGCTGACCGATGCGAAGGGCCGCACGGTGGACTTCCGCAATACGATCATTATCATGACGTCGAATGTGGGCGCCACCTTGTTGAACCGCGAGGCGTCGATCGGCTTCAAGCTGACGAAGGATAAGGAGCAGGCGTATAAGAGCGAGTACGAGGAGATGAAGAACAAGGTTCTCGGCGAGCTGAAGAATACCTTCAAGCCCGAGTTCCTGAACCGTATCGATGAGGTCATCGTCTTCCACTCGCTCCGCCGCGAGGATATGTATCAGATCGTCGATCTGTTGCTCAATCGCGTGCGCAATCAGCTGACAGAGCAGCAGATCGAGCTGGTGGTCCCGCAGCCTGCCAAGGACTTCTTGATCAAGGAAGGCTTCGATCCACAGTACGGCGCTCGCCCGTTGCGGCGCACGATCCAGCGCCTGGTTGAAGATCCGCTGGCCGAGGGTCTGCTCCAGGGTCGCTTCCATGCCGGCGATGTGGTCGAGGCGGTGGTGGTCAACAATGCTCTCGAACTGCAGGTGCGCAGTCGGCTGGAGCAATTGCCCGCTCCAGCTTCGCCGCAGGCGGCGCTCTCTGCCGGGAGCAGTGAGGGCAGCCCCGCCGGTGAAACCTTGCCAGGTTGA
- the rpe gene encoding ribulose-phosphate 3-epimerase, whose protein sequence is MTAEQPTPRAVPVPQTPATIGLVPSILSADFSRLGEQVRAAEEAGVQRIQIDVMDGHFVPNISMGPLIVEAVRRSTSLPLEAHLMITNPEYYIEAFAQAGADVIIVHQETCPHLHRIVQQIKEAGKQAGVALNPSTPVWLLEDILSLLDLVLIMTVNPGFGGQEFIPETLPKIARLRQQLTERQLRCDLEVDGGINEHTAPLVVRAGANLLVAGSAIYNRRESVAAAVERLRRALALA, encoded by the coding sequence ATGACAGCCGAGCAACCAACCCCCAGGGCGGTCCCCGTGCCGCAGACACCAGCAACCATTGGCCTTGTGCCCTCCATCCTGAGCGCCGACTTCAGCCGTCTCGGGGAGCAGGTTCGGGCAGCCGAAGAGGCTGGCGTGCAGCGCATCCAGATCGACGTCATGGATGGGCACTTTGTGCCCAACATCAGCATGGGGCCTCTCATTGTCGAAGCCGTGCGGCGCAGCACCAGCCTGCCGCTGGAGGCGCACCTCATGATCACCAATCCCGAGTACTACATCGAAGCCTTCGCGCAGGCCGGTGCCGATGTCATCATCGTGCACCAGGAGACCTGTCCTCACCTGCACCGCATCGTACAACAGATTAAAGAAGCTGGCAAGCAAGCAGGGGTGGCGCTCAATCCCTCCACTCCCGTCTGGCTGCTTGAAGACATCCTCTCCCTGCTTGACCTGGTCCTCATCATGACCGTCAATCCTGGTTTCGGCGGTCAGGAATTCATCCCCGAGACCCTACCCAAAATTGCCCGTCTCAGGCAGCAGCTCACCGAGCGCCAGCTTCGCTGTGACCTTGAAGTTGATGGTGGCATCAACGAGCACACTGCCCCGCTGGTCGTACGGGCCGGAGCCAACCTACTCGTTGCCGGCAGCGCCATCTACAACCGGCGCGAGAGCGTTGCCGCCGCCGTCGAACGTCTCCGGCGCGCCCTGGCCCTGGCCTGA
- a CDS encoding P1 family peptidase, with translation MHDDITDIPGIRVGHDTDLEAGTGCTVLLCDPPAVGGVDVRGGAPATRETDLLRPLYLVERVNAILLTGGSAFGLEAAAGVMRYLEERHQGFETGVARVPIVPAAAIFDLGLGSSQVRPDAAAGYRACERASGGPIEQGSVGAGTGATVAKLGGSAQAIKGGLGSASMQLPDGTMIGALVVVNAVGNIVDPGSGAIIAGVSGAGAVQGQGPHPFSNTTIAVVATNAALNKASINKIAQMAHNGLAQAIQPAHTMFDGDTVFALALGAETTLPPDPAATAAQVSLIGAAAAATLARAIVKAVRQAKGLHGIPAIADRAQRSE, from the coding sequence ATGCACGACGACATCACCGATATCCCCGGCATCCGCGTCGGGCACGACACCGACCTGGAGGCAGGCACTGGATGCACAGTTCTGCTCTGTGATCCGCCTGCCGTAGGTGGAGTAGACGTACGCGGCGGAGCCCCGGCCACGCGCGAAACCGACCTTCTGCGCCCCCTCTACCTGGTCGAGCGTGTCAACGCCATCCTGCTCACCGGAGGCAGTGCCTTTGGACTGGAGGCTGCTGCAGGAGTCATGCGCTACCTTGAAGAACGCCACCAGGGTTTTGAGACCGGGGTAGCGCGCGTACCGATCGTTCCGGCAGCCGCCATCTTCGATCTGGGTCTTGGATCATCACAGGTGCGGCCCGACGCTGCGGCTGGCTACCGTGCCTGTGAGCGGGCGAGCGGAGGACCGATCGAACAAGGAAGTGTAGGGGCCGGAACTGGGGCCACTGTGGCCAAGCTAGGCGGAAGTGCGCAGGCCATCAAGGGAGGGCTTGGCTCAGCCAGCATGCAGCTCCCCGACGGGACCATGATCGGCGCCCTGGTTGTCGTCAACGCCGTTGGCAATATTGTCGACCCGGGCAGTGGGGCCATCATTGCCGGGGTGTCGGGAGCGGGAGCAGTCCAAGGGCAAGGTCCCCATCCCTTCAGCAACACCACCATTGCCGTCGTTGCCACCAATGCCGCCCTCAACAAAGCGAGTATCAACAAAATAGCGCAAATGGCCCATAACGGGCTAGCGCAGGCCATTCAACCAGCCCACACCATGTTTGACGGCGACACTGTCTTTGCCCTGGCCCTGGGCGCAGAGACAACACTCCCCCCTGATCCTGCAGCTACGGCAGCGCAGGTCAGTCTCATAGGGGCCGCGGCAGCTGCCACTCTGGCGCGAGCCATTGTCAAAGCCGTGCGCCAGGCCAAAGGACTCCACGGCATTCCAGCGATTGCCGACCGGGCCCAGCGGTCTGAATGA
- a CDS encoding NUDIX hydrolase, with protein MNMSSISEVVTALRSRLAPPDQAPSMAPPPEIASRPLRHAAVLLPLFDADGLPCLLLIRRSPTLRTHSGEIAFPGGSVDPQDRDPVMTALREAQEEIGLPPERAEVLGLLPPSFTLVTNFWITPVVAFLPSGPGPLTLQTSEVAEIIRAPLPSLADPRIFHSEVWDTSGLRRVVYFYEYGPYRIWGATARILHQLLSLLEEATAQ; from the coding sequence ATGAATATGTCCAGCATCAGTGAGGTGGTGACCGCCCTGCGTTCCCGCCTGGCCCCTCCCGACCAGGCCCCGTCAATGGCACCTCCTCCCGAAATCGCTTCTCGCCCTCTCCGGCACGCCGCCGTGCTCTTACCGCTCTTCGATGCAGACGGCCTGCCCTGCTTGCTGCTGATCCGCCGCTCCCCTACCCTGCGCACCCACAGCGGCGAAATCGCTTTTCCCGGCGGCTCGGTCGATCCACAAGACCGCGATCCGGTGATGACCGCTCTGCGCGAGGCCCAGGAGGAGATCGGCCTCCCTCCCGAGCGCGCTGAGGTGCTCGGCCTGCTCCCCCCTTCCTTTACTTTGGTGACCAATTTTTGGATCACTCCCGTGGTGGCCTTCTTGCCTTCCGGCCCTGGCCCCCTGACCCTCCAGACTTCTGAGGTCGCCGAGATCATCCGCGCCCCTCTCCCTTCCCTGGCTGACCCCCGCATCTTCCATAGCGAGGTCTGGGATACTTCCGGCCTCCGCCGCGTTGTCTATTTCTATGAGTACGGCCCTTACCGCATCTGGGGCGCAACCGCTAGAATTCTGCACCAACTGCTCTCTCTGCTGGAAGAAGCAACAGCCCAATAG